ATAATGAAGGGTATGTGAGAAACATACCGAGTGCCTTGAAGTCTTCCACCGGAACGCTTCGCGTCAGGCCTGTGGTAACAATAACACCAGGATCAACGCTGAAGGAACGCAATCCCCGCTGGCCAAAGTGCCGGACCAAGCCGACTGACATTAGAACATCGCATGCCTTGGAATTGCTATACGCCGTCCACTTCTCATAGTCTTTGCCGTTGTTGTATGACAGGTCGTCCAAGAAGGACAGATTGGCACGGGATTGAGCTTCGCTTGAATAGGTCACAACGACGCCGTGCTCCGAGGCGAGCAGCTTCTCGATCAAtaagttgatgaagagaaagtGGCCAAGGTGGTTCACAGCAAATTGCATCTCAATGTCGTCCTTGGACTTCTCAAATGACGGCACAGCCATGACGCCGGCGGTACAGATCATGGCATCAAGAACTGTAACAGAGCTGTTTacctcggcggcagccttgcgGGTGGCCTCCAACGAGGAAAGATCAAGCACGATGGGCTGCACGACAGTGCCTTGAGGGATATCTAGGGATTTGATCACATCTTGCAGCTTGTCCGCCGCTCGACTGGCGATAAGAAGTTTGGCCGGCTTCTGAGCCAGGATGGCTCGAGCTGTGTCGGAGCCTAGAGAATTCGGACTGACACCGGTAACAAGAACTAAATGCTCGAAATTAGCAAAgcagatgctgaagaagaaagggtaAAAACGACTGACTGGTCTTTCCGGTAATGGCATCCTTGAGAGCCGCGGCGGCCTCGTCAGATGTTGTGTGGAATCCAAACTCTGCCATGTTAATTGTAATTGGTGTTCGATAGATATTGATTGAGACTGTTGCTGTTTGCAATTTTTTAGTATCCCACCTGGAAGGGCTTTTTTATATCTAAATCCACGTCCATACGCTGTAGCCAAACGTGATGACGCTATCACCAGCGCGAGCGTAAgcaacatcaccaaaacaccaacagcGAAATCTTCAGTCCGATAATTCCGCATTAATAATTCAGATGTATATACTCATTCTGCTTTCGAGTAAAATAATCATCATTTCTTAGTCCCGCATAGATATGTACTCTCCCCGTTGTGCCGCCCACCACCGTGAGCTATGGTACAGTTCACCATCTTGTCCACCAATAAGCCATTTCCATTTCCGCAAAAACCACTCTTTGGCTTCCCAGCTGTGGCTATCCCACGGCGTGCCATAATCCATACCATTCTGACCGGCGGATCCCCAGCACACAAGCCCATCATGCAACATTAGATCCAGACAGagatcatcctcgtccaacAAAGGAGGATCCGCCGCCAGAGCGGCCAAGGCACGCCGTCGGAGGGTGGGAAATGGCAATGCGTCGATATAGGGATGATGTGATATAGTGTACTGAGACGAAATTGGGCGCAGACTAAAAGGAATATTTTCATCTTCTGTCACTGTAGGAGTGTTGGCCTCTTCAGCTGCCCTGTTCACGCAGAAGGGAGATAGACTGCGCTCGtcaagaaaaaggccaaagtcaaagccaAGAGAGCTAAAATTCGTAAATAGAGCTGCAAAATAAGAGAATCTCGCGATGCGAAGTGCATTGCGATAGGGCGAGTAAGATGTCGCGGGCGATATGGCGAATCTCAACTCCGACAGCTGTGATTCTGTCTTCTCCGGGTCACTGCCTTCGAAAAGTTGGACTTCAATGTTGTTTGAGCTCGTCTCGTCCAGTAGTAGAGATGATATCATATCTACGAAACTGAAATCGCCGTCTTTGGCCAGCTGGGCGAGGAGACGTCGCGTAGACTggggaagagattgaaaCCACTTGCGGATGAGCTGTGGCTTTCTGATAAGCGCTTTACCACTAGGCCGATGAATGTGTATGTCTTTGCGAGTAAGTGATCTTGAGGCCGAATACATAGATGCTGATGTATTGAtagagaggagagaggatgatgaagtcgCAGTAGCAGTATTAGCGGACAACCCAGCCGTAGTTGATGTTGGTGCATCCAGTGTGGCCATGCTCGACAACTCTCTTGTATCAGTATCATGGAGCAAATCAGAGAAGCTTTCTGTTGGATTGGTCTCTGGGGCTGTTGGCTGGCCCTCATTGGAAGTGATCTGAGGTAAAGTCATCATCTCAATATTGAGTGAACTGGATGCTGGGTCATCTAGCCAGACGCTGGTATTGTAGTCCCAAGTGTTCAGGCTGTAAGACTGCGATGAATCAATAGCAGTTGATGTAGCATGTGTCTGCAAAGATGGCGAGTCTTCTATTCGCAGGGGATCCGCAGTTACTGGAGGCGTCACTGCAGTCCTGTTGGGAACTGACCCAGGTTTATAACCGGGCTCCAAGGCGGCAACTTTGGCTTCTAGCTCCTTTAATTTATCTCGTTTTCGTTGGCGATATGCCCTCTGAGCTCTGCAATTTTGCATGCGCCGTTCAGCTGAGATTGGCTTGTTTGGACGCTGCCTTGATTTTCTTTGCGCTGGTACTTTTCTAACGTTGGATTCATCGCCAACCAGCTGCGGAACCGTGTCGCTTGGGCTTGACATGCTGGCCTCGATGCTTTACTCTTCTGCCACGCT
This genomic stretch from Trichoderma breve strain T069 chromosome 1, whole genome shotgun sequence harbors:
- a CDS encoding short chain dehydrogenase domain-containing protein, producing the protein MAEFGFHTTSDEAAAALKDAITGKTILVTGVSPNSLGSDTARAILAQKPAKLLIASRAADKLQDVIKSLDIPQGTVVQPIVLDLSSLEATRKAAAEVNSSVTVLDAMICTAGVMAVPSFEKSKDDIEMQFAVNHLGHFLFINLLIEKLLASEHGVVVTYSSEAQSRANLSFLDDLSYNNGKDYEKWTAYSNSKACDVLMSVGLVRHFGQRGLRSFSVDPGVIVTTGLTRSVPVEDFKALGWIDDNGNLNSAIKAKTLAEGSSTGIIAAFDSRLSNKDGYYLADGVLTKEGLLPGAVDPAQAEKLWRISEALTKQAA